A window of Xenopus laevis strain J_2021 chromosome 1L, Xenopus_laevis_v10.1, whole genome shotgun sequence genomic DNA:
gcagagaaggtgcgtgcctggcgcccctcaagcattgcgccctaggcacgtgcctactctgcctacccctagttccagccccgAGCCATAGACTAGCCctgtataacaataaataactgaTGTACACAGTTATCTTTTTTGCGTGGCTGATTGGCTTGTGGAACAGTATCAGCAATCCAATAGCAGTGCACCATTCTTACTGAAAGGCAGGAGGCCTGTACAAGCCTGAGCATGCACGATAAATCAAACCTTGCCTGTGTCAGTTTATAATTTAAGAACAATTCACTTGTATGATTGATATTATTATAAAGATGTGTGATACAGGGCTAATTAGCCCTGTCAAATTACACAACAGAACACATTCCAAAGCTTTTGTGTTGTTTCGCTTTATTTGTTCTTTTCCAGTGTAATTATAACATACAAAGTGACTACGTAATGCTTAGCTTAAGATTACAACATTACTGAAATGTGGTTTTATCATCTATACAGTCACAGTGGTGATAGGGTGAATTTGTAAAATATGCAGAATTTGATTATTGCATTGCTTATAAGACGACAGGATAGGGGGCGTTTATAAAGTGCTTGGCAGGGTACAAAGCACAAAAAATGGTGAAAACTGTCATGTTATTACCCTGACTGCCTTTTCTGAATTGCCTTTTTGTGTCCAGTGAATACTGTGCTGCTTCTGCTCAGCAGCCCTGTATTCATGAGGTGTGGATAGAACGACTCATATTGAAATGGTTCTCCCACACCCATGTGTGTCATTGCTGTTGATGCTGTGCTCTACTCCTATTGATGAACTACCAATTTTGTGCTAGGTGCAAATTGCAGCCACTTTCTAGTactttttaaatgagcactaaggggagaATTTTCTGCCCTTAGTGCTTTAACACTTGCATCCAGGGTCATAACAACAACCCTTTATATATATTGCTTGATTCAATTGTGGCTTTAGGGATGTCTCGGTTAAGTTCCACCCTGAGGCGGCCTGGTGGATGCACTAGTTCCCTCTACACTAGAGAAGACAAAATTCTGTTTTAGAAATGGGAATTTCATCTTttgaagttaccaggagcagccttTTGCCACCCCTTCTCAATCCGACTTATGGCAGTAGCACCTTAGTGGAGTAGGAATATCTATAGTGCACTGTACTGTTCTGTTGAGAATAGTATGCTTTAGCTTTTGAAACCAATGTGCTAATTCCCACTCATCCTGAGAGGAAGGAGATTTTATGAGGAAATATGTGAAAATGAAATCAGATTTAAACAAGGgttatggattatttgattttaaatagGTCCCATAATATCTCAATAGAGTTTCCATTCTCAAAACAATCTAAACAACATTTGGTTCGAAACTAGCAGATCTTAACTTCATGGTAACAGATTTGAGGGAATACCACCATCCATGCCATGTATACCAGACAATGCCATCATCCGTTTTAGATGTGTATGGTCCCTTGTAGTAGAAACCATTTGGGTTGGCAGCGTGGCACCTAGAAGAAAAACAAATGACATATATCACAGTATGATACTGACCAGTAATAACCAGGCTTAGCCAATGAGTCTTGTCACTGTTAAGCAATAAATAAAGGTGCTTTGTAATAAGTGTAAGTTACATTGTGGAATAACAGGCTTAGTACTTGGTGGGGCTCATTTAAACACTGAGCAGATTTACCCTAGGGCAGTAACCTAtcacattttttactttaattattgGTCCTGCAGTTATCTGAACAATGCTAATGACTGACTGGCTTACTGCCAGGTATAAATGTGTCCAGTGTTAGTGTGTGAATGTTTTATATGGATTACAATTTGTATTATTGTATATCTCCAAAAGACACTAGGCTAATGGCTAATGAAAACAGCCCTACAATGAGACAGTTACTTTTTCCTGCATCAGTTATAATTAAATTCTATTGTAGATAACATACTTTCGATCAAGTACAAAAAATGTCATTGAATTGTTCACCATACCTGTTAAACCACCAGCCTCCTTTGTCCTCCTCAGCGCAGTTTCCCTCATAATTATCATTGTCTCTGTCTCGAGTACTGAACTTCATCCCACTGAGGTTTGCCCACCACTTGACTTCTGGGTTAAAGCCTGCAGTAATGGAATCTCCAGCTGTACCGGTGTACTCGCCACAGCTCATTTGATATGAGGTCTGAAATAATAAAAGCACATATTGACACTATCGTGAACCATCACTTCATAATAAACAAACAGCAGAAGCGCATGGGATACATAAAAGATGAAATGATCCAACAAGAAAAATAGAGTAAAGGAGTATGCCACCACAGGATTCGTTTTTTGGTCAGCCATGAACTTCTATTgcaaaaatcaacttttttggtCGGCCATGAACTTCCATTGCAAAAATCAACTTAATAAGACTGAATTGTTGAATTGATGTTTCTTATGACCTCTGTAACCCAACAGCATActgtcacgaatcggcacccaaaatccagaaccaatgctaagctccctgttctcggctcttgcttccgcctttaacagccgcctttcacctcaggaggagccttcGGCTAATcagatgtcgccaggtcttattaagagaggagccaagtgagggttctggacaagcagattgtaaagcaaagtctttaggcGGAAAGTCACAGTTCAAGGATTAGACGAAAACGTAGTCAGGCACAGGttacagagagtagaatagtcagattaccaggcaggggtcaggatcacagaagtcagaataaTCAATCAGGTAGGAGTCAAAACAGGATAATCAGGAAAaccacccaggaactcacaaagatgAACCAATAACAGGCAATGAGAAAATACACAAAGACCCTTTAAATTGggttgaatttcgcgccattgagcactgacatcatcacgccagcaTCAATGCACCTATAAAGAAGTCCTCACACATACAACTTCTTGACTCGCTTAAACCAGCTTTCAGGGTACCCACAATCACTCTAATTTGAAGGACCCAAAAACCTTTTCTCCtgcctttttttctcataaaCACAGTTCATGTTTTAATTGTCTCAAGCCTTATGCATCCTTCTTTAACTTGCTCCCTCCTTTATATCTACAGTGATCTAATTGGAATTAAAGGGGATCAGGGATCATACCTTTCACCTGGATTCACCAAGTAAATCTATTTCAGCGATGAGCCGGTGCTCCAGATGCTTCATAAATGTATATCATTAACAAAGAGCAAACCCTGGAGTGAGTTAAGTGTATATATGACCTTCATACTAACAGTTAGTATATAGGATACAGCCATGGCCAATATGCATTTGTTGACAGACTTGGCCATATACAGTTGATTACaaattatctgaatgaaaatccTCTTTGTGTGAGCCCCTTAGCAGCATAAGAGGATTTAAGGATGTAAAACACAGCTCTGTAAAAATTTTGGACAAAATGCAGCATCAGTAAAGGCATCCTGCTACAGGATCCCTAGAAAAAAACAACACTTCAAGGCTTGTGTTAATTCCAAGAGTCCCTTGAGTTCTGTGCTCCCTGTACTTTGCAGATTTTGTACAATTCGATGCAGCTGCAGCTGAACTGGCACATTGGTACTATTAAAACGTTTGTTAATAGCATTTAAGGGAGCACATTTTAATGTCCATCTTTGAGCTACGTTTGTAAAAGAGCCTTATGGCATAAAATTGAATTAGTAAGGTATGTATGGTTTTGCCAGGAATTACCCGTTATGCCCCCCTCTCCTTCTATGTTAACCAATGAGATTGGAGCAATTGGGATTTGAGCACAACAATATTATTATCTgctggtggtcagatttattagtagtagataccattaccagtcgaccagaagtaatgtaaaaaaaaaaaaaaaaacagacgtttTTAAGAGATTGGCAGCATAGGAGCCTTTTTTTGTATTGGAAAAGCAGTTGTATAAcagtggataggaggtcctctaacaatggagggcatgtgtgtagcagcaTACTGAGTGAAAAATGCTGATGATTTTGCCCTCCCATTGATTACAATGCAATTCAGTGAATATTGACtcaaataaaaacataacaaatttgCTTGACAGAGTCAACAAGACttgaaaagtaaagaaaaaatgttttatttgtagcCATGAAGAGGAAAAAGGTGCCATGAAAAaatacccatagactctaatttatATTGCATTTGCTATAAAAGTTGCcacgagaaaaaaaaagttttcacacGTTTTCCCatagtttctcaaatttttcagcaaaaaagggcagattcgctcatcacaacTTGGAATATCTGATTCAAAACCAGACATTACTTTTTTACCATGTTGGATAATCAGTAAGTGATTCAGAAATGATTACCTCTTCATTACCAACACTGAAACTTTTGTACTGTGCAAATCGTCTTTGTCCTTCAAAATCCACAAGTTCAGCTCTAAGGATATAATCtcctaaaacattaaaaataaaagagaggCATTAGGTACTTATTTAACCACATGACCTACCCCTTAATAGGGAGAAGTAAAGAGGAGCCATTGCACTATTACCCATAGgagatgaatataaaaaaaatagtctaaATAATAGGTCAGGGGGATGGATCCCTTTCAGTGGAAGCCTCTCAGGGGTGAACACTAGCCCGGGTTCCTTTACAACTGTGGTTCCTACTAGTGAACCACAAACCCACTCAACCCAAGCTCACCCCTGGTTTCCCCTCTCCATTTACAGACCCACGCTGACCCAccctgccaatgacatcacaaaaggggcgggcatgCGCCTATAAAACCTGAAGTCGGAAGCCGGAAGTCTAAGGTCGGTGGCGTGGAGAACAGGCAGAAGAACTCAACCCAAAATCACCCGCGACCTGTAAAAGGAGCAGTGAAGTCGGCCTGCACCTGCCCGGCCCAAGGGTATTGGGCCgatctgcacatcactaattcctaCACTAGGTGGGTTTTGTCTGGAGAATACTATTTCCACATTCTTTCACCTACTTGTGTCTTATAACTACTGGGAGTATGCTAAGACAGAGATGCCTACTACTACCTTGTTCATGGGGTACCTGCTCCCTGATTTACCTTAGGGCTCTGGTACTGGGACCTTCTGTTTCAGGCTTCCCAGTACATCCACCCCTGAAACTAGATGGAGACCAAATAGAACCATGTGCTCCTTACTTGTATATATACTTGGGACAAGAACAAGTCACACTACCTCTAAGCCAATTGGGAAACCTACCTTCCACAGTAACAGGAAGGGGACTTCCTTTGtccatttatcaagggttgaatttcaaattcatgtgaggttttttaaacacccttaaattcgaatgaattcgaaattcaacttggagtgatttatttaaaaaatcgaagtCGGACGAATTTAAATGACCCAAAAAGTAAAATCTAATTCGagcaaactcgattcgagttttttctcagaaaaaaacttgaatgtcaggaatgctataaacaactccaaattgacccctggacctctcccattgacttcaacagtaATTcctcaggttttaggtgggccagagtatgataaatctcgaaaatcaaattaattttttttttaaaaaaatcaattgaattttcaattcaacccttaatgaaTTTACCCCCTAATGTTGCTGATCAATGCAAGATACTGAAAATCTAAAACTGGTAAGAGCAATACATGGATTTTCTGATTTCTGATGTCCTAAATGAAAATATCTTGGGAATTCATTATACCTTGTAATGTCAGGTAATGCAGGTTTTCATTGCCAAGCCAGTATTCGCCTTTTGCAGAAGTAAAATCACCAAATCCTTGCTTGTAATCAGTCCAGTTCCTATCcgagaaaacaaaatatataaatcagggctgtggagtcggtacataaatccttcaactttgactcctcagtttatggtacctcagtttatggtacctccaacCCCTACTCCgcctcctctgtttttaaaggaacagtaacaccaaaaaactgaaagtgtatcagtaattcaaataaaatgtactgttgccctccactggtaaagctggtgtgtttgctatagaaatacaactatagtttatataaatgagctgatgTATAGTCATGGGGCAGCCGTTCAAACTGCTGGAAAAATGGGGAAAAGGCACAGTAAGACACCTACAGAGTAATTTCACATTCACGGTACCCACAACGCACTTCGCCTCTCCTTACATTTACATGGTTGGCAAAATATATCAGATAATAGGGTTCGTAAACAAGGTGCAAATACTCAGAGCAGAACTAAAGtaaagtttttgtgtttttattctcTGCTATTACTTGCATTATTCACCAATAAACTTTGCAGTGCATGacacaaggtgcaaagtacagctCTCTCTGGTGCAAGGGAGCCCATGTTTTACACCTGCATTGAGCAGATGGCAAATCCAGCTGGCATGTTATTATAGGcataataatgtatattggacAATAAGGTTAATTAGTGATCATGCCTTGTACTGCAAAAGTAAACAAGTCCTAATATTTGATATTTGTTGACtcacacattttattgttttcacaCTACTGCATTTTCAGGTTTTGATCACAAGTTATTATTATTCCTCAGTGCTGTACAATACTTTGAACATATAGATTACATGCAAAAATATGGATAACTGATATAAGAGGCAACAAAAGCCCTGCTCAATAAAGTTTCCAATCTCAAAACAGGCCCTGAGATGCTTACCTATTATGAACCAAAAGCATGTAATTCAAATGAAAACCACTAAATGCCATTCTCAGGtgcttattaaatatatatgcacCTATAAACAATGGTTAAGTGGATGTTGCATAATGAAacccaaagaaagaaagaaatgtatttaaatacatttaaaaatttataaaaattgtataaaaatgtataaaaaatgtatttacagcccgaatgccaaaaactcaaaaacttacTACATATCtgaatttagtgaaaaaaaacctaacatttttcagaatttattattccccaaggatggaaaaattctgaatccaaaaatccgccatctcagacctgccgaggctgtatataatcaatgggagaagtcctgaagatatcctgatctgcagtggggtttagtgcaataatctgaagattttgtggtttttggccaaaatcaaaaaaaaatctgtacactggaatttttcgggaaaatgtattgataaataaggggaaataacctgtgtgcAGTTGGAGTAGATTTCAGTAAAGaatgagatattttcagattttgatagaaAACCCCATTATATTTGAAGATCCTTGAATAGGAATGCTTTGGTGACCAACCAGTGAAAGGTGAATGTGATTTTGGGTAAATTCCACTAATACCTATTAAAGTCCTGGCTTCCATCAGAGCGCCTCTGAAAAACAGTCCAGCCTCCTCCCTCAGACATGTCACAATAAGCATAGAATGGGTCTGTGCTCTGCAAAGGCTTTATCTTGTAGAATGCACTCTGCTTATGCCCATCATTATAGATCTCTGCACAATCTGCAAtaacacaaaaacatttattgctaAATATGCAATTACTGCATATTAACCCAAAAGTCTTGGTTAAATGTGTAGATTCTATTGATATTTCTACAGCTAACAGGGGATACGTGCATTTGTGCAGAGCTGCAGAACAGATTGGTACAGGtgtaagatctattatccagaatgctagggaactggggttttccagataagggatctttctgtcagtggcgtaactaccaggggagcaggggatgcaactgggtcagggcccccccccagcAGATTGTGCGCACGGACGAGGGGGGGGGCTGCACGCCCCGCACCAGGACCCGCCctcacctagttccgttactgctttctgtaatttaaatcactGTTCCTGATgcctactaaaaaacatttaaacatgaaataaacccaataggattgttttgccagcaatttagattaatgcagcttagttaccatcaaatctgttttattattacagaaaaaatatttttttaaggatctgaattatttgcttaaaatggactctatggaagacGTCTTCCCTTGATTTGGAGCATTAAAGATAACAAGTTTccggtttaaagggatactgtcatgggaaaaaacatttttttcaaaatgaatcggttaatagtgctgctccagcagaattctgtgctgaaatccatttctcaaaagagcaaacagatttttttatattcaattttgaaatctgacatggggctagacatattgtcaatttcccagctgctccaagtcatgtgacttgtggtctgataaacttcaatcactctttactgctgcactgcaaattgaagtgatatcaccccctcccttttcccccccagcagccaaacaaaaaagcaatgggaaggtaaccagataacagctccctaatacaagataacagctccctggtagatctaagaacaacaatcaatagtaaaaacccatgtctcactgagacacattcagttacattgagaaggaaaaacagcagcctgccagaaagcatttctctcctaaagtgcaggcacaagtcacatgacctggggcagctgggaaattgacaaaatgtctagccccatgtcagatttcaaaattgaatataaacaaatctgtttgttcttttgagaaatggatttcagtgcagaattctgctggagcagcactattaactgatgcgttttgaaaaaaacatgttttccggtgacagtatccctttaagggatcccatacttgtaccaatcAGTGGATACTAACAAGCAGATTTACAGGAAAGCATTAAGGACTGGGGAAAATAACATTGGTAGATTCTTTTGAAAAAATCAGATGTTTTgagaaaatgtgaataaatatgtagggatgtgaaaattcctagacacccttacactttacagacaggcacatccctagtaatatggacacctcagtgggtccttatggggaccttgtgcttatgtaacccctgcagttcacacagtgtacaccagatggcactgtgccagagtataaaaggtttaggaaccatgtgctctgggtccatttttttagcccaaccaagcaggctggaagggaatgagtagtgctgaccctaggcgccttggccctagtaattagacagctatactcgttttatagatcgctctaggagtgatagagaggttatttagttgagcagctcaaggctctgccgcggagattagagggattaagatcccagggtattactgaaccagagtaaggaaccaaatgttgagatagggatgtcaggagttcccctagtctgccactggaagatatcctgaaaaccggggcaatacccatcgcatgctgtcaacttactctctgctgtatattccctagcctgtggggattcagcctatacgtgctgtgagtatatgcttcctttatgctgctgtgtatgttctatactccattgtggatcaatgtgctaaatgatctctgtgctattgttcaataaatactgttctttgttcaactgttaaagaactactggcgcccatcattgtgctatcgcactaggttacagttacactacacccttgccttcacaccgttgcgagggcttacccctgagaaggAGAGcccatcggtggtctcagcccaccaaggaaagttgcttaaactgccctagcacaagtcagtttactatagcgctacaaatacaaaaaagaaagcgAATTAAgctaaaacaataataataataatgttgttaGCATTTATGTTTGAACAATAtgaaagtgcataacctgcataaACCCTTCTTTCAGGCAGATTAACAACTCTGTTTTCATCTCCTCTGTCCATTAACTGAAGTTCCTTATCTTGCAGCAGATTCTGAATTTTTATTTGTTGCACTTTCACCTGATGCTCCAAAAGTCTCACTTGGGCTTGTAGCCGTAGCTGTTCTTGGAGACAGCTTTCCAGTGCCTAGAAGACAGAGCTTGTGTAATGTTGCCCAGCAGATATAACATACTTAAGGAAACTTTTATTTTCACTGACCTGAAATCTGTAATTTGAAGAATGTGTTGATAtcatttcacaaaaataaacaggCTTTGGTTCCCTCAATCCAACGGAAATATCTAACCAGGTGCAATCAGGTAAACTCACTCAGATACACTTACACGTTGTAATAAAAAGTGATGGcaatttgtaataattatttatcTGAAGTCACCAAACAGCTTATCACGTGTAACATGAGCATTTGCCTACAGGCAGCATCATTGTAGTTATTCTTATACATATGACTGGTAGCTACCATATGCTTCCCTTAAAGCATTCTCCATAGACTATACCTCCACCATCTATTTTGGCACCACTGTTTTTGTAGTCTATAGAATATATCTT
This region includes:
- the fgl1a.L gene encoding fibrinogen like 1A L homeolog: MKQSCFLQYVAIISAVFGPLSLALESCLQEQLRLQAQVRLLEHQVKVQQIKIQNLLQDKELQLMDRGDENRVVNLPERRVYADCAEIYNDGHKQSAFYKIKPLQSTDPFYAYCDMSEGGGWTVFQRRSDGSQDFNRNWTDYKQGFGDFTSAKGEYWLGNENLHYLTLQGDYILRAELVDFEGQRRFAQYKSFSVGNEETSYQMSCGEYTGTAGDSITAGFNPEVKWWANLSGMKFSTRDRDNDNYEGNCAEEDKGGWWFNRCHAANPNGFYYKGPYTSKTDDGIVWYTWHGWWYSLKSVTMKLRSASFEPNVV